In the genome of Mycosarcoma maydis chromosome 21, whole genome shotgun sequence, one region contains:
- a CDS encoding putative general amino acid permease, with protein sequence MSYSPNEKEKTDSLKGEVVATLEDGVGTNTTNAFDQRKGEELKHALLPRHMAMISIGGVIGTGLFLGTASSLHNAGPLGLWLGYLIMGSVCYAMMMCLGEMISYLPVPGGHIKLSERFVGRPLSFAMGWNYWYNWVIVLPAELSAAAVLMSYWSDASPAIWISVFLVVVVAINLLGTRAYGEAEFWFASIKIITIIGLIILSICIDLGAGKQGRIGFRYWKNPGPFTQYHGIKGSLGQFLGCFSVLINASFSYIGTEIVAIASAEAKNPRKSVPSAIRKVWIRICVFYFLGTFMIGLICASNTPELTAGKKTAARSPFVIGIQQAGWRVIPSIINGALVTSAVSAASSDLFTSSRALYSLAISGSAPRVFARTTRGGLPYVSVAVSVVFSFLSYMSVRDGASTVFGYFANMTSIAGMVTWFCIGIMYLRFHKAMKVQGMSRDVLPYQSWLQPFCGYWTVSSTFVVMLFSGWSIFLNGNWSTSDFITNYIPIPFFIILYLGNWFYNRNNRAHIPANEVDLITGLREILDAEQPDEKPTTIGGKIWAFIS encoded by the exons ATGTCGTACTCTCCCAACGAAAAAGAGAAGACGGACTCGCTCAAGGGCGAGGTGGTCGCCACGCTCGAGGATGGTGTCGGTaccaacaccaccaacgcGTTCGATCAGCGCAAGGGCGAGGAGCTCAAGCACGCTCTGCTTCCGCGTCACATGGCCATGATTTCGATCGGTGGTGTGATCGGTACAGGTTTGTTCCTTGGTACCGCTTCTTCGCTTCACAATGCTGGCCCGCTGGGTCTGTGGCTTGGGTATCTGATCATGGGTTCCGTCTGTTACGCCATGATGATGTGTCTGGGTGAGATGATCTCGTACCTCCCTGTTCCCGGTGGTCACATCAAGCTTTCCGAGCGATTCGTCGGCAGGCCGCTCTCGTTCGCTATGGGATGGAACTACTGGTACAACTGGGTAATTGTGCTCCCTGCAGAGCTTTCTGCCGCCGCAGTTCTCATGTCGTACTGGTCCGACGCGAGTCCTGCCATCTGGATCTCGGTGTTCCTCGTAGTAGTCGTCGCCATCAACCTGCTCGGTACTCGTGCCTATGGTGAGGCCGAGTTCTGGTTCGCCTCGATCAagatcatcaccatcatcggcCTCATTATTCTCtccatctgcatcgaccTCGGTGCCGGCAAGCAGGGCCGCATCGGCTTCCGCTACTGGAAGAACCCCGGTCCCTTCACCCAGTATCACGGCATCAAGGGTTCTCTCGGCCAGTTCCTTGGCTGCTTCTCTGTGCTCATCAATGCTTCGTTTTCCTACATTG GTACCGAGATTGTTGCTATCGCGTCTGCGGAAGCCAAGAACCCGCGCAAGTCGGTGCCGAGCGCGATCCGCAAAGTGTGGATTCGAATCTGCGTCTTCTACTTCCTGGGCACGTTTATGATCGGACTGATCTGCGCATCAAATACCCCGGAACTCACGGCGGGTAAGAAGACTGCGGCTCGTTCGCCGTTTGTGATTGGTATCCAGCAGGCGGGCTGGCGAGTGATTCCAAGTATTATCAATGGTGCACTTGTTACTTCGGCGGTTTCAGCGGCGTCCAGTGACTTGTTCACGTCGTCGCGCGCTTTGTACAGCTTGGCCATCAGCGGATCGGCTCCGCGCGTGTTTGCTCGAACCACTCGAGGAGGTCTGCCGTATGTCTCGGTAGCCGTCTCGGTGGTGTTCTCATTCCTCTCGTACATGTCGGTGAGAGATGGCGCAAGCACAGTGTTTGGATACTTTGCCAATATGACCTCGATCGCGGGTATGGTGACGTGGTTCTGCATCGGTATCATGTACCTGCGCTTCCACAAGGCGATGAAGGTACAGGGCATGTCGCGCGATGTACTTCCTTACCAGTCATGGCTCCAGCCGTTCTGTGGCTACTGGACCGTATCGAGCACGTTCGTCGTCATGCTCTTCAGCGGCTGGTCGATCTTCCTGAACGGAAACTGGTCGACGTCGGACTTTATTACCAACTACATCCCGATCCCCTTCTTCATCATCCTGTACCTTGGCAACTGGTTCTACAACCGCAACAACCGCGCTCACATCCCGGCGAACGAGGTCGATCTCATCACGGGCTTGCGCGAAATCCTCGACGCTGAACAGCCAGACGAGAAACCCACGACCATCGGCGGCAAAATTTGGGCCTTCATTTCCTAG